CATCCTGGTCGGCGATCTGAACGCCACGTCCGAGACCCCGGAGATCCGGACCCTGACCGACGTGCTCGGCGATGTATGGCCCCAGGCCGGGACCGGCGACGGCTTCACCTACGACTCCGTCAACCCGCACGCCCGTATCGACTTCCTCCTCCCCTCCCGCGACCTGCGCCCGCTCACCGCCCAGGTGTTCACGGCGGACCCGGAGGCGTCGGACCACCTGCCGGTGGTGAGCGAGCTGCTGCTGCCCGTGCGCCACCGCCGGTGACGCCCGAAACCTGTGAATCCTGAGCCGGACCTGTGAGCCACGGCCGAAACCTGTGAATCCCGACGGCCTTTGAGTCATCCCGCGCTCGGGGCCGTATTCCCTTGCGCCGGAGCCCAAGGGAAGGGGACAGGCCGTGACGACGCTACTGAACAGCCGGGCCGGGCGGCGGCAGGCCATGCGCCGCATCCAGCCTCGCCGTTCGCCCGCCGTGCCGTTGATCCTGCTCAGCCTGGCAGGTGCGGCGGCGGTGCTGTCGCTGTGGTGGCAGAACACTCCGAACGTCGAGGGCACCGCACAGTGGCTGACCCACGCCGGGCGGCTCAGCGGGCTGCTCGGCGGCTATGTCCTCGCCCTCGTCGTCCTCCAGATGGCGCGCGTTCCGGCGCTGGAGCGGCGGGTGGGGTCGGACCGGGTCTCGCGGTGGCACGCGTTGAGCGGGCGGTACGCGCTGTGTCTGATCGTGGCGCATGTCGGACTGATCATCGCGGGCTACGCGGAGCAGGCCGGCACCGGCCTCGTCGACCAGTCCGTCACCGTGGTGATGGACTACCCGGACATGATCAAGGCGGTGGTCGGCACCGCGATGCTGGTGGTGATCGGGCTGATCTCGGCGGGGATGGTGCGCCGCCGGATGCCGTACGAGGTCTGGTACTACCTGCATCTGTTCACCTATCTGGCGGTCTTCCTGACGTTCTGGCACCAGCTCGCCACCGGCGCGGAGTTCGTCGGGAACAAGACCGCGGAGACCGCCTGGTACGCGCTGTACGGCACGGTCACCGCGCTGGTGGTCTGGTACCGGCTGCTGGTGCCGCTGCGGCTGAACCTGCGGCACCGGATGCGGGTGGAGGCCGTCGTACCGGAGGCGCCCGGAGTGGTGTCGGTGCTGATCAAGGGGCGCAAGCTGCACCGGATCGGGGCGCAGGCCGGGCAGTTCTTCCGATGGCGGTTCCTGGCCCCGGGGATGCGCTGGGGCTCCCATCCGTACTCGCTCTCCGCGCCGCCCCGGCCGGAGCTGCTGCGGATCACGGTGAAGGCGGTGGGCGGCCACAGCACGGGGCTGGCCTCGCTGGAGCCGGGGACGCGGGTGTGGGCGGAGGGGCCGTACGGCGCGATGACCGCGGCCCGGCGCAGCCGCGGCAAGGTGCTGATGATCGCGGGCGGTGCCGGGATCACCCCGATCCGGGCGCTGTTCGAGACGCTGCCGGGCAAGGGCAGCGACCTCACCCTGCTCTACCGGGCCCGCAGCGTCGAGGACCTGGCCCTGTGGAACGAGCTGAAGCAGATCGCGACCGAGCGCGGGGCCCGGCTGCTGTACGCGGTGAACGGCCCGGACGGCGCCCGGCCGGAGATCACCGCGGAGCGGCTCGGCCATCTGCTCCCCGATATCGAGGACCACGACGTCTATCTGTGCGGCCCACCGGGCCTGGCCGAGCACGCGTACGGGGCGCTGCGTGAGGCGGGGGTTCCGGATCGCCGGATCCACCACGAATCCTTCGAGCTGTGACCGAGGTGAAGCCATGAAGAGGAAGCATCCGCTGCGCCGCATCATCGTGGGAACGGCCGCCACCGTCTCCGGTGTGGTGCTGCTGCTCGCACTGAAGCAGCCCGGTTCCGGGGGCGGCCAGGCCGTCGCCGAGAACCAGCCGGGGCAGGCGCCCCCGGTCGCGGCCACGGCACGGCCGGGCGGGGCGGGCGCGGGGGCCGGGGCGGGTGCGGGCGGCGCCCGTACGGTCACCGGCGACGCCGTGCAGACGCAGTACGGCCCGGTCCAGGTGAGCCTCACCGTCAACGGCGGGAAGATCACCGGCGCGCAGGCGGTCAAGACCCCGGACTCCGGGCCGCGCAGCGAGCAGATCGCCAAGGACTCCATCCCCAAGCTCAACCAGCAGGCGGTGTCCGCGGCGAAGGTGGACACGGTCTCCGGGGCCACCTACACCAGCGAGGGCTACGCCAAGTCGCTCCAGAGCGCGCTCGACAAGGCAGGTGCCAAGTGACGTACGGAATGGACGAACCCGAGCCGCTGCGCCATGTCGAGCACGTCATGGGCACCGTCTTCTCCTTCGACATCCGCGAGGTCGCGCCCGCCGACCGGCCCCGGGTACAGGCCGCGCTGGACGGGGCCGTGGTGGGGCTGCACCGGGTGGACGAGCTGTTCTCCACCTATCGCCGGGACAGCCAGATCAGCCGGCTGGGGCGCGGTGAGCTGACACTGTCGCGCTGCGATCCCGAGGTCCGCGATGTGCTGCGGATGTGCGAGGACGCCGAGCACCGCAGCGGCGGCTGGTTCACCGCCCGCTACGCCGGTGGCCGCCTCGACCCGACCGGCCTGGTCAAGGGCTGGGCGGTGGAGCGCGCCGCCCGGATGCTGGTCTCCTCCGGCGCCGGGTCGGTGTGTGTGAACGGCGGCGGCGACGTCCAGGTGCACGGCGGCCCCTGGCGGGTGGGCATCGCCGATCCGCTGCGCCGGGGCGAGCTGGCCGCGATCGTGGAGGCCCACGGCGAGCTGGCGGTGGCCACCTCGGGCCCGGCCGAGCGGGGCTGCCACATCCTGGACCCCCACACCGGCCGTCCCCCGGCGCAGGGCCTGGCCTCGGTCACGGTGATCGCCACCAGCCTGGCCGACGCGGACGCCGTGGCCACCGCGGCCTGCGCCATGGGCGCCGAACGCGCCCGCCCCTGGCTGGGACGGCTCCCCGACGCCGAGGCGTTCGTCATCACCGCGGACGGCTCCACCTGGTACACCAGCGGCTTCGCCCGCTACTCGGCGGAGCTGTGCGTATAGGGCCGGTTGTCCGATCCGACACTGACACCCTGAGTAGGGATACTCAGGTGTCCGTCCGCTCCCCTCCCTATACTTTGTGTGGTTTTTCCATCACAGACCGGGGGGCAGAGGTCGTGACGACCTTTGAGCAGGAGTGGGCGCACATCAAAGCAGGTGCCGCCACGGACGTGAGCACGAGACTCGCGAGCGCCGACGGATGGGGCAAGGGCGGTGACTCGGGTGGCCTCCGGTCCGACAAGAAGGCATGGACCGCGGCGGCAAGCGGAGTCGGAACGGTCAAGGAGATCGCCAAGATCGCGCTGACGGAGCTGGAGCGGGGGCAGAAGAACCGCGGGGGCTTCGACCCGCTGGCGGTGCTCCCCGTGATCGGTCCCACTGCCGCTCCGGGCTCGCAGTGCATCGCCGCCCAGCGGGAGGTCTACCAGTCCTGGAAGCGATACCTGGACAATGTGACGGGCAGATGCGACGCGCTCAAGGGACGACTGGAAAAGGCGGGCCAGAACCACTACAAGAACGACAAGGCCGTCCAGGACGCGTTCGAGGCACTGGAGAAACGCTACGAAGACACCCCACAGGTGGGCGGCCAAAGCCGGGGCCGGTGATCCGAGCAGATGGACTACGCGGCGTTGAAGGCTCTCCAGCCGTCCGAGTTCGAGGATGCGGCGGCCGGGTACCGCGCCACCAGGGATCTGGTCAGCGGGGCCAAGGACATCCTGGAGCAGCGGATCGCGGGCAGGATGCAGGCCGATCTCGAGGGCGAGGCCGCGAGTGCCGCCCTCAAGCAGTTACGGGAGCTGTGGCAGAACTTCCACTACGTCCAGGTCGAGTGCGGCCTGCTCACCACGGCCCTCACAGCGCTGTTCTCCGAGATGGAGGCCGCCAAGAAGAAGCTCGAGGCCGCCGTCGAGGACGCCCGTGCCGACAAGATGACGGTGAACGCCGACGGCTCGGTCAGCTACCCGGCAGGGGGTGAGAAGGTCGACGGCAAGGTGCCGGAGGGTGGGAAAGTGACCGGCAGCGCCGGGGGTGACCGGGGCGGCAGTCCACTCGACCCGGTCGACCCGTCGTCCCTCGCCGACGCGCTCGACCGGCAGGCGGCGGCACAACACCCGAACCCCTACTTCGGCAGGGCCATCGAGTACGCCAACCGGATAGCCGAAGCGGTCAAAGAAGCCACCGAGGCCGACGAGCTGTGGGCCCCGAAGCTGCGGCGGCTCAAAGCCGATGACGACTTGACCGTCTCGTCCAAGGACTGGATCGACGTCGAGAAAGACACCGGCGGTGTCCGCAAGGCCGCCAAGAGCTATCTGGACGACATCAAGCCCCCTCCCAAACACGGTGATCCGATAGCGAACGCCGCCTGGTGGCGGGGCCTCTCGCCAGAGGAGCAGGACGCGTACCTCTCTTTGCACCCCGCCGGCGTGGGTGATCTGGACGGGCTCCCCGCTGAAGTCCGCGACGAGGCGAACCGTACCGTCCTCGCGGAGTCCCGCGCCCAGGTCACGGAGGAACGCACTCGTCTGCTGGCGCAGGAGCCCCAGCAGACCAAGGTGCTCTACGACCCCGAGACCGGGCAAGCGGTGGGGAAAGTGAATACGGTGGAGTGGAGCAAGTGGAACGACCGGAAGAAGCAGCTGGACAACGCTATATCCGGAATGGACATCATTCAGCGGCGCTTCGAGCAGACGGGGACCCAGGACCTGCCGAAAGCGTATCTACTCGGCTTCGATCCCTTCGCGAACAAGGATGGAAGGGTCATCATCGCCAACGGCAACCCGGATACCGCCGACCACACGGCGGTGTTCGTGCCAGGCACCAAAACGGTTCTGGGGAATATCGACGACGAAATCGACAAGAGTGATCGCCTGTGGCGGCAGAGCAACAAGCTGGCCCCTGGGGAATCCACCTCGACCATCACCTGGTTCGACTACGACGCACCGCGCTCGGCGAAGCCCGGTGACGCCGGAGACATCGACCCCGAGGCACGGCACGACTCCTATGCGAGCAAGGCCGCGCCCACGCTCCGGCATTTCATGGACGGCGCGGAGGCGGCCCATCGGTCGGCCACCGGGGACACCGCGCACACCACCCTCATCGGCCACAGCTATGGCAGTACAGTCATCGGCGACACAACCAAATACCCCAGTGATTATCGCGTCGCCGATGACATCATCGCCGTGGGCAGTCCCGGAATGCAGGTGGACCGTGCCGCGGATCTCGGCCTCAATCCGAAGCACGTATGGGCCATGGCCGGCGGCGGCGAAGACAGATGGGTCAGGGAAGGGGGGCGACTCGCCGGTCTCGGCGATAACAGAATCATTCCCACGGACGAGGCATTCGGCGCGAATCTCATGGCAAGCGACTCCCCCAGTCACGGCGGTTTCTGGAACGAGGAGAACGACAGACCGTCCGTCAGTCTGGAAAATCAAGCCAAGGTCATTGTCGGGAGATACGACGATGTCAAA
This genomic interval from Streptomyces asiaticus contains the following:
- a CDS encoding ferredoxin reductase family protein, encoding MRRIQPRRSPAVPLILLSLAGAAAVLSLWWQNTPNVEGTAQWLTHAGRLSGLLGGYVLALVVLQMARVPALERRVGSDRVSRWHALSGRYALCLIVAHVGLIIAGYAEQAGTGLVDQSVTVVMDYPDMIKAVVGTAMLVVIGLISAGMVRRRMPYEVWYYLHLFTYLAVFLTFWHQLATGAEFVGNKTAETAWYALYGTVTALVVWYRLLVPLRLNLRHRMRVEAVVPEAPGVVSVLIKGRKLHRIGAQAGQFFRWRFLAPGMRWGSHPYSLSAPPRPELLRITVKAVGGHSTGLASLEPGTRVWAEGPYGAMTAARRSRGKVLMIAGGAGITPIRALFETLPGKGSDLTLLYRARSVEDLALWNELKQIATERGARLLYAVNGPDGARPEITAERLGHLLPDIEDHDVYLCGPPGLAEHAYGALREAGVPDRRIHHESFEL
- a CDS encoding alpha/beta hydrolase — translated: MDYAALKALQPSEFEDAAAGYRATRDLVSGAKDILEQRIAGRMQADLEGEAASAALKQLRELWQNFHYVQVECGLLTTALTALFSEMEAAKKKLEAAVEDARADKMTVNADGSVSYPAGGEKVDGKVPEGGKVTGSAGGDRGGSPLDPVDPSSLADALDRQAAAQHPNPYFGRAIEYANRIAEAVKEATEADELWAPKLRRLKADDDLTVSSKDWIDVEKDTGGVRKAAKSYLDDIKPPPKHGDPIANAAWWRGLSPEEQDAYLSLHPAGVGDLDGLPAEVRDEANRTVLAESRAQVTEERTRLLAQEPQQTKVLYDPETGQAVGKVNTVEWSKWNDRKKQLDNAISGMDIIQRRFEQTGTQDLPKAYLLGFDPFANKDGRVIIANGNPDTADHTAVFVPGTKTVLGNIDDEIDKSDRLWRQSNKLAPGESTSTITWFDYDAPRSAKPGDAGDIDPEARHDSYASKAAPTLRHFMDGAEAAHRSATGDTAHTTLIGHSYGSTVIGDTTKYPSDYRVADDIIAVGSPGMQVDRAADLGLNPKHVWAMAGGGEDRWVREGGRLAGLGDNRIIPTDEAFGANLMASDSPSHGGFWNEENDRPSVSLENQAKVIVGRYDDVKLYREAHW
- a CDS encoding FAD:protein FMN transferase, coding for MGTVFSFDIREVAPADRPRVQAALDGAVVGLHRVDELFSTYRRDSQISRLGRGELTLSRCDPEVRDVLRMCEDAEHRSGGWFTARYAGGRLDPTGLVKGWAVERAARMLVSSGAGSVCVNGGGDVQVHGGPWRVGIADPLRRGELAAIVEAHGELAVATSGPAERGCHILDPHTGRPPAQGLASVTVIATSLADADAVATAACAMGAERARPWLGRLPDAEAFVITADGSTWYTSGFARYSAELCV
- a CDS encoding FMN-binding protein — encoded protein: MKRKHPLRRIIVGTAATVSGVVLLLALKQPGSGGGQAVAENQPGQAPPVAATARPGGAGAGAGAGAGGARTVTGDAVQTQYGPVQVSLTVNGGKITGAQAVKTPDSGPRSEQIAKDSIPKLNQQAVSAAKVDTVSGATYTSEGYAKSLQSALDKAGAK